One Plasmodium cynomolgi strain B DNA, chromosome 2, whole genome shotgun sequence genomic window carries:
- a CDS encoding hypothetical protein (putative) translates to MGETTNRFLFLFYKFFTLALFIWTWKYSDKSVLDSSTVKKRAQNVSSLSGRPNRLLCKGPTAIAKDESENKKLKDRVIKVLNEDESSLGKMLNNLVHDANFQKEFNSLLLDKGFEKQFNELVSDTSSEGNQSSSLHSLSTYDGGDLTPIGFADYPEPFNSTTGSQILETDFSSQSYDENLKKTFHSTISTQEIPQALNQESKRFGSVEQLIDEIKKVDNVEKMIEILKFYENMEALVKLAEKTAATQQVPENSEIKEQVQSELESATQAELESQLQAQLHAQLQTQVKQAPPRKKIIKGKSVFGRIKKMFKKLDKKYEDHLQKLLTTNYSFLIKNGKMARSKYYLDILLAFSPLIFGGIVLSIFIHYFSYSTILPASVFALSSLFYFLFKLWNCKRICKGPGRFKFRQKYKDVINVLKK, encoded by the exons ATGGGAGAAACAACTAACagatttttattccttttttataaattctttaCCTTAGCCCTGTTCATATGGACATGGAAGTACTCCGATAAG TCTGTCCTCGATTCCTCCACTGTCAAAAAACGCGCGCAAAATGTAAGCTCACTGAGCGGACGACCCAACAGATTGCTCTGCAAAGGGCCCACTGCCATAGCCAAGGACGAgtcagaaaataaaaagttaaaagatAGAGTTATAAAAGTATTGAATGAAGATGAAAGTAGTCTTGGTAAAATGCTAAACAACCTAGTGCATGATGCCAATTTccaaaaagaatttaattcattattACTTGACAAGGGATTCGAAAAACAGTTTAACGAATTAGTTAGCGACACAAGTTCGGAAGGAAATCAATCCAGTTCTTTACATTCATTGAGTACTTACGATGGAGGTGATTTAACTCCTATAGGTTTCGCTGACTACCCTGAGCCATTTAATTCAACGACAGGTAGCCAAATTCTAGAAACAGATTTCTCTTCTCAAAgttatgatgaaaatttgaagaaaacgtTTCACTCAACAATATCTACCCAAGAAATTCCACAAGCGTTAAATCAGGAATCAAAAAGATTCGGTAGCGTTGAACAACTTATAGACGAAATAAAGAAAGTCGATAATGTGGAAAAGATGATTGAGATAttgaaattttatgaaaatatggaAGCTCTTGTTAAGTTAGCTGAAAAAACAGCAGCAACTCAACAAGTGCCCGAAAATTCGGAGATCAAGGAACAAGTACAATCTGAATTGGAATCTGCAACACAGGCTGAATTGGAGTCTCAACTACAAGCACAGTTGCATGCCCAATTGCAAACGCAAGTTAAACAAGCTCCACCTAGAAAAAAGATAATCAAGGGAAAATCGGTATTCGgacgtataaaaaaaatgtttaaaaagcTAGATAAGAAGTACGAAGACCATTTGCAGAAACTCTTGACAACTAATTATAGCTTTCTCATtaagaatggaaaaatggcaagATCAAAATACTACCTCGACATTTTGTTAGCCTTTTCGCCACTCATTTTTGGTGGTATcgttttgtccatttttatacattatttttcgtACTCAACCATCCTTCCTGCCAGCGTATTCGCTCTCAGTTCCTTGTTTTACTTCTTGTTCAAGTTGTGGAACTGCAAGCGTATATGCAAAGGACCAGGCAGATTTAAGTTCCGCCAAAAGTACAAGGACGTCATCAACGTTTTGAAGAAGTAG
- a CDS encoding VIR-like CYIR protein (putative) — MADTARVEAITKQLQQEYPFLVNTPVYDFDILKGRYDGDSYGKVCDDITAGSYAINYNKTQCIKFFSNLDAMLLKGALGDNNVFMKNITEWFSAEKRNFENVPQFMLSFNKNFEENIRKTVVENFAKFTKLDWNQRELEDILKLYYFKVNAEKIKSILLGDISTKEYGKMCKFVNECLDIYRKYKNTRCTDKLLNANSGSTICYELEPFAETYEKELYNASVPRHKGVVSLKNDPVNARVYCSVYEAQYGYNPLGVFFKNKLSTLSGNGKLMVAGLSITAGMVLFYFCARLVELFYMYKAEWCSVSICHVNSPVYCYFNPVLLQH, encoded by the exons ATGGCTGATACAGCTAGGGTGGAGGCTATCACGAAGCAGTTGCAACAAGAG tacccctttttggtgAATACCCCTGTATACGATTTTGACATATTGAAAGGTAGGTATGATGGAGATTCTTACGGAAAGGTATGTGATGATATTACAGCCGGGAGTTACGCAATTAATTACAACAAGACTCAAtgtatcaaattttttagcaaCCTGGATGCTATGTTACTAAAAGGGGCTCTTGGTGATAACAatgtttttatgaaaaatataacagaATGGTTTTCTGCCGAAAAACggaattttgaaaatgtccCTCAATTTATGCtatcttttaataaaaactTTGAGGAAAATATTAGAAAAACTGTAGTGGAAAATTTCGCAAAATTTACTAAATTAGATTGGAATCAGAGAGAATTGGAAGATATTttgaaattatattattttaaagttaatgctgaaaaaataaaaagtattttGCTGGGAGATATTAGCACTAAAGAGTATGGAAAGATGTGCAAGTTTGTAAATGAGTGTCTTGACATATACAGAAAGTACAAAAACACGAGGTGCACCGATAAACTTCTTAACGCCAATAGTGGTAGTACCATATGCTATGAATTAGAACCGTTTGCTGAAACGTACGAAAAAGAGTTGTATAATGCTTCAGTACCTAGACACAAAGGTGTTGTTTCCTTGAAAAACGACCCAGTAAACGCTCGAGTTTACTGTTCAGTATATGAAGCACAATATGGATACAATCCGCTTGGTGtgttctttaaaaataaactttcAACCTTGAGTGGCAATGGAAAACTGATGGTGGCTGGGTTAAGCATAACGGCTGGTATGgttcttttttacttctgCGCAAGGTTAGTAGAGcttttttacatgtacaaaGCGGAGTGGTGCTCCGTCTCTATTTGTCATGTAAATTCCCCTGTATATTGCTACTTTAACCCCGTATTGTTACAACACTGA
- a CDS encoding KIR-like CYIR protein (putative), with protein MDLERLKNQYKFLTSWPEYNFDELRGIIVNDYENSTCKKIEGVNQYHRKKNCITFYSILENLVHRVGLTSSKHDIWKEFLGRINAEENFDYSSPVIGNFNYIFGSLLEENILKNFNIKIWMEKGMKLRI; from the exons ATGGACCTAGAAAGGTTAAAGAACCAG TACAAATTTCTGACAAGCTGGCCGGAGTACAACTTTGACGAGCTGCGAGGAATTATCGTGAATGACTATGAAAATAGCACCTGCAAAAAAATCGAAGGAGTAAACCAATAccataggaaaaaaaattgcatcaCATTCTACAGCATTTTAGAGAATCTAGTTCATAGAGTAGGTCTAACAAGCAGCAAGCATGATATATGGAAAGAATTTTTAGGTCGAATAAATgctgaagaaaattttgattaCTCTTCTCCAGTGATTggtaattttaattatatttttggatCCCTccttgaagaaaatattttaaaaaattttaatataaaaatttggatGGAAAAAGGAATGAAGTTGAGGatataa
- a CDS encoding KIR-like CYIR protein (putative), producing MSKTRENENLLKDTAVVKALQNEYKFMNYWPDYHFDSLRGIYNSEFESMCGGLKGSSEYINKQNCVKLFSIIDNVIHRGGIKVNDDIWDTIKKLFDENKVNIDLTSNHMIRYINGLAEGLQKGLLDDFKKFKNSYGNYYELDHIAKLFYFSQNLGDIKKIMNSPDNANFASCCEFVNQCLDIYRRIKDLKCSGNSHSKFNPSTLCVEMNSFMEAYKTGLYPDLKYRKLVETNSDAAIYGPINCDYYKPAKKGFLSRYIGYDMEDLSLGSKLTLVSFTVLLGSLGMFMLYKYTPLGKLYGGDKKRRRRTWRRMGHPYEQGLYEEMSSMDSGSEPINYMSHNASQRMRGNTRDASQSMETATTTNTVESTQTLESTSYDSSQKFGNSTYGSSQTLGDSTYGASQTLGGSTYASSQTLGSSTGGASQTLGGSSYGSSQTLGDSIYASSQTLGGSTHGASPNVRSSTREASQTLRNSTYASSQTLGGSTYASSQTLGGSSHGSSQTMGDSTYDSSQSLGSEGFDSSGTLNTMRK from the exons ATGTCGAAAACAAGGGAGAATGAGAATTTACTGAAAGACACGGCAGTTGTCAAGGCGTTGCAGAACGAG TATAAATTTATGAACTACTGGCCAGATTACCATTTTGACAGCTTGCGAGGTATTTACAACAGCGAATTCGAATCCATGTGTGGGGGATTGAAAGGAAGCTCCGAATACATCAACAAGCAGAATTGCGTAAAGCTGTTTAGTATTATCGACAATGTAATCCACAGAGGAGGAATTAAAGTGAATGACGACATCTGGGAtaccataaaaaaattatttgatgaaaataaagtcaATATAGATCTGACGTCAAATCACATGATTAGATACATTAATGGTCTGGCAGAGGGACTACAAAAAGGACTTTTAGAtgattttaagaaatttaaaaattcttaTGGAAATTATTACGAGCTTGACCATATAGCcaagttattttatttttcacaaaatttaggagacattaaaaaaattatgaattctCCAGATAATGCCAATTTTGCTTCTTGTTGTGAATTTGTAAATCAATGTCTGGATATTTATCGACGAATTAAGGACCTTAAGTGTTCGGGTAATTCACACTCCAAATTTAATCCCAGTACTTTATGCGTGGAAATGAATTCCTTTATGGAAGCGTACAAAACTGGATTGTATCCAGATCTCAAATATAGGAAACTTGTCGAAACAAATAGTGATGCCGCCATATATGGCCCAATAAATTGTGACTATTATAAGCCTGCTAAGAAGGGATTTTTGAGCAGATATATTGGATACGATATGGAAGATTTGTCCCTTGGCAGCAAGCTGACGCTGGTTTCTTTTACTGTCCTTTTGGGATCCCTCGGGATGTTCATGCTGTACAAG TACACCCCACTGGGAAAACTTTATGGTGGAGacaagaaaagaagaagacgaaCTTGGAGAAGAATGGGACATCCGTATGAACAAGGACTGTATGAAGAAATGAGCAGCATGGACTCAGGTTCGGAACCGATAAACTATATGTCCCATAATGCTTCTCAAAGGATGAGAGGCAATACGCGTGATGCATCGCAAAGTATGGAGactgctactactactaaTACCGTTGAGTCAACGCAAACTTTGGAAAGCACATCCTATGACTCGTCCCAAAAGTTTGGAAATTCAACATACGGCTCGTCGCAAACGTTGGGAGACTCAACATACGGCGCGTCACAAACGTTGGGAGGTTCAACATATGCCTCTTCGCAAACGTTGGGAAGTTCAACAGGTGGGGCATCACAAACGTTGGGAGGTTCATCGTACGGTTCGTCGCAAACGTTGGGAGACTCAATATACGCCTCGTCACAAACGTTAGGAGGTTCAACACATGGGGCGTCGCCAAATGTGAGAAGTTCAACACGTGAGGCTTCACAAACGTTAAGAAATTCAACATATGCCTCGTCGCAAACGTTGGGAGGTTCAACGTATGCCTCGTCGCAAACGTTGGGAGGTTCATCGCACGGCTCGTCGCAAACGATGGGAGATTCAACGTACGACTCCTCCCAATCGCTGGGAAGTGAGGGATTCGATTCTTCCGGAACTTTGAATACCATGAGAAAGtaa
- a CDS encoding tryptophan-rich antigen (Pv-fam-a;~putative) — translation MEQKWINYKKRKDRKYITKYRDGTLDCSEREWNIMMKKEVEENMIADYKKWMRDAEENFNKWISKDLDIWKRKKFDEWLNVEWKKEEDAHWEKDSNTPYADSMNPLFPVIKKSFDMYSARKKREKEHWNKLTENIGKTLTNKKYIEWENLKRSKSAWYNEWMDFFLQACLNSKVRKHRSSR, via the coding sequence atggaacaaaaatggattaattataaaaaaagaaaggacagaaaatatataaccaAATATAGAGATGGTACCTTAGACTGCAGTGAGCGCGAATGGAACAtcatgatgaaaaaagaagtagaagaaaatatgatcgctgattataaaaaatggatgagagatgctgaagaaaattttaataaatggATATCTAAAGATCTCGATAtatggaagagaaaaaaattcgatgAATGGTTAAATGtagaatggaaaaaagaagaagatgccCACTGGGAAAAGGATTCTAATACACCTTATGCAGACTCCATGAATCCATTATTCCcagtaattaaaaaatcctTCGATATGTACAGTGctagaaaaaagagagaaaaggaACACTGGAACAAGCTAACTGAGAATATTGGAAAAACTCTTACCAATAAAAAGTACATTGAATGGGAAAATCtgaaaagaagcaaaagcgCTTGGTATAACGAATGGATggacttcttcctccaagCATGCTTAAATTCAAAAGTTAGAAAACATAGATCCAGTCGC